The Candidatus Arthromitus sp. SFB-mouse-Japan genome includes a region encoding these proteins:
- a CDS encoding DUF6514 family protein yields the protein MKVIEVLKGREYSLSEIIEYYYKVIETEVTIDIEGNMDSRLVYGIQIDKILIKKDGQQITDSEKVEIISCNLEFVREICRTFHKQLVSPFHLIDILEDNISASFRINSKIRFKEKV from the coding sequence ATGAAAGTAATTGAAGTTTTGAAGGGAAGAGAATATAGTTTAAGTGAGATAATTGAGTATTATTATAAAGTGATTGAAACGGAAGTTACAATAGATATTGAAGGTAATATGGATTCTAGATTGGTATATGGTATACAAATAGATAAGATTTTGATAAAAAAGGATGGACAACAGATAACTGATAGTGAAAAAGTTGAAATTATAAGTTGTAATTTAGAATTTGTTAGAGAAATTTGTAGAACTTTTCACAAACAGCTAGTATCCCCATTCCATTTAATTGATATTCTAGAAGATAATATAAGTGCGTCTTTTAGGATTAATTCTAAAATAAGGTTTAAAGAGAAAGTGTAG
- the acpS gene encoding holo-ACP synthase, translating into MIVGSGCDILSIRRVESLLRYNKFLDKYFTGNEICMFNNQKNKKNYVKKIASNLCVKEAFFKSISHKFKKFSFKDIEVLRDKDGRPYLRLLNSLKEFINININVTISNERDYVISFIILEI; encoded by the coding sequence TTGATAGTAGGTAGTGGGTGTGATATCTTAAGTATACGTAGAGTGGAGTCGCTTTTAAGATATAATAAATTTTTAGATAAGTATTTTACTGGTAATGAAATATGTATGTTTAATAATCAGAAAAATAAAAAAAATTATGTAAAGAAAATAGCTTCTAACCTTTGTGTTAAAGAAGCCTTTTTTAAATCTATATCACATAAATTTAAAAAGTTTAGTTTTAAAGATATAGAGGTGTTAAGGGATAAAGATGGAAGGCCTTATTTAAGATTGCTAAATAGCTTGAAGGAGTTTATAAATATAAATATTAATGTGACTATATCTAATGAGAGAGATTATGTTATATCATTTATTATTTTAGAAATTTAG
- a CDS encoding germination lipoprotein GerS-related protein, whose amino-acid sequence MKRNIIFSILFLFILVSCKPIKIENSEQAFDYVKGIKNYTSDVRITFKNERNEESIFLRQYSCYNGSYRLDLEEERIYIYADDKIFVEDLKNKKKYFLEENFDEVYKYSFLNEYIKLIYSMDQVEYFKEFYDDGNKKIDIYGAKVNLPINNLNINSATLYLDGEKLSPIRLEIFDIKGNIRILIEYLTFEVLEEIDLQLFEY is encoded by the coding sequence TTGAAAAGGAATATTATATTTTCTATATTATTTCTATTTATTTTAGTTTCTTGTAAACCTATAAAAATAGAAAATTCTGAGCAAGCTTTTGATTATGTTAAGGGAATTAAAAATTATACATCTGATGTAAGGATTACATTTAAAAATGAGAGAAATGAAGAGAGTATATTTTTGAGGCAGTATAGTTGTTATAATGGAAGTTATAGACTAGATTTGGAAGAGGAACGCATATACATATATGCAGATGATAAAATATTTGTAGAGGATTTAAAAAATAAGAAGAAGTATTTTTTAGAAGAAAATTTTGATGAAGTATATAAATATAGTTTTTTAAATGAATATATAAAACTAATTTATTCAATGGATCAAGTTGAGTATTTTAAAGAATTTTATGATGATGGAAACAAAAAAATTGATATTTATGGAGCTAAGGTAAATCTTCCTATTAACAATCTTAATATAAATTCTGCAACTTTATATTTGGATGGAGAGAAGCTTTCTCCTATTAGGCTTGAAATATTTGATATTAAAGGGAATATTAGAATTTTAATAGAATATCTAACGTTTGAGGTTTTAGAGGAAATTGACTTACAGTTATTTGAATATTAG
- the alr gene encoding alanine racemase, with the protein MRINYNVYAEVNLDNLVKNLKFIQNINGNNKIIPVIKDDAYAHGIIEVANKFIDNGIQILSVGDINEGILLRKFGVRVPILVFGITPAENIDDLIKNDLTQTVSSFEYANIILEKLSRINKRLKVHIKVDTGMGRVGLIASDENFKIVNNICSNPLIDIQGVYSHFSDAGGEDKNYTVNQYKLFKMFCNNLSKLKLDIKYKHICNSEGSLNYRFDDIEYIRPGLSLYGYSMGKNYEELKPVMSLKAKVVHIKKANKGEYIGYGKTYRVDKESYIATLNIGYGHGYPRYLSNKGRVIVNNEFANIVGSICMDHCMIDITNIINIKLFDDVILIGSSGEKNIDAHEIARYGNTICYEVLCGIRRKVPRVYLEDNKIKYIREGYY; encoded by the coding sequence ATGAGAATTAATTATAATGTTTATGCGGAAGTAAATTTAGATAATTTAGTTAAAAATTTAAAATTCATCCAAAATATTAATGGTAATAATAAGATTATACCTGTTATTAAGGATGATGCTTATGCTCATGGAATTATTGAAGTTGCAAATAAATTTATAGATAATGGAATTCAAATATTATCTGTTGGAGACATAAATGAAGGTATTTTATTAAGGAAATTTGGGGTTAGGGTTCCTATCTTAGTATTTGGAATTACGCCTGCTGAAAATATAGATGATTTAATAAAAAATGATCTTACACAAACAGTATCAAGTTTTGAATATGCTAATATAATTTTAGAAAAATTGTCTAGAATAAATAAGAGATTGAAGGTACATATAAAGGTTGATACTGGAATGGGAAGAGTGGGATTAATTGCAAGCGATGAAAATTTTAAAATTGTAAATAATATATGTAGTAATCCCTTAATTGATATTCAAGGTGTATACTCTCATTTTTCGGATGCGGGGGGAGAGGATAAGAATTACACAGTTAATCAATATAAATTATTTAAAATGTTTTGTAATAATTTATCAAAATTAAAACTAGATATTAAATATAAACATATATGCAATAGTGAGGGAAGTCTAAATTATAGATTTGATGATATTGAATATATAAGACCAGGACTTTCGCTATATGGATATAGTATGGGTAAAAATTATGAAGAACTTAAACCTGTTATGAGTCTAAAGGCTAAAGTTGTACATATAAAGAAGGCTAATAAAGGTGAATATATAGGATATGGTAAGACATATAGAGTTGATAAAGAAAGTTATATTGCTACTTTAAACATTGGGTATGGTCATGGATATCCTAGATATTTGTCTAATAAGGGAAGAGTAATAGTTAATAATGAGTTTGCTAATATTGTTGGTAGTATATGTATGGATCATTGTATGATTGATATTACAAATATTATTAATATTAAATTGTTTGATGACGTTATATTGATAGGTAGTAGTGGAGAAAAGAATATAGATGCACATGAAATAGCTAGGTATGGTAATACTATTTGCTATGAGGTATTATGTGGTATACGTAGGAAGGTTCCTAGAGTTTATTTGGAGGATAATAAGATAAAATATATTAGAGAAGGGTATTATTAG
- a CDS encoding type II toxin-antitoxin system PemK/MazF family toxin, whose protein sequence is MTTMVVKRGDIFYADLSPVIGSEQGGIRPVIIIQNDIGNKYSPTVIVGAITSQINKAKLPTHVEISSEEYGLNKDSVVLLEQVRTLDKKRLKEKIGHMTKSDMKKVDKALFISLGLE, encoded by the coding sequence ATGACTACAATGGTAGTAAAAAGAGGAGACATATTTTATGCTGACTTGAGTCCTGTTATAGGGTCTGAGCAGGGAGGGATACGACCTGTTATAATAATTCAAAATGATATAGGAAATAAGTATAGTCCTACTGTTATAGTTGGAGCAATAACTTCCCAGATCAATAAAGCTAAGTTACCTACTCATGTTGAAATTTCGTCTGAAGAATATGGATTAAATAAAGATTCTGTAGTTTTGCTAGAACAGGTAAGGACTTTAGATAAAAAAAGACTTAAGGAAAAAATAGGTCATATGACTAAAAGTGATATGAAGAAGGTGGATAAAGCATTATTTATAAGTTTAGGATTAGAATGA
- a CDS encoding alpha-N-acetylglucosaminidase TIM-barrel domain-containing protein, whose translation MKIVKRISCIFLMMLFIFCFEYTVSQAINFVNTDYIHEFKQDINNLLDDNIDTYFTLPDFTNYLEFKLENHSGVSGIELVFDDTEFDYKYKIYSSNDGYTYNEVALDREIIDSNTEVAYVDIKDIYVRLRVLSSNSEDYVHIKDINFFNKDGNRISNVEIEKDEPVINEYKFQMEDVYYKDAINGLISRTLGKEYVNFFDLSLLPDDKGKDYFVIYTENDKVILKGNNINSISVALNYYFEHYLEQTFERFGNSKIKVTLPLPQIEGVIEKSIDMKYRYNYNYVAYGYTMAYWTFDEWEREIDWMALNGFNMALNLVGHEEVVRRFLKEFGFSFFEIVNYLTSPIYLPWQFMGNISAVGGELTPKWFEDRAKLSIDIQKRMLEVGIEPIHQMFIGYFPYKENSGVNVINGGYWSKIKGPDRLDFNNNNVEFISSVYYEKQRELLGKSKYFAGDLFHEGANLYGYDAGELSNRVLSLLKNNTGEDSVWIIQSWAHNPSSESIENLNKDNILILDLHSQLNTRWKGISKFNYMSWDNKEFDNSNWIFGILNNFGGRNGLYGHSNHLLRQFYDAKYNSDYLSGIANTSEGVGFNNFIDELSTELIFSDEVNMDEFVKRYLKNRYGKSDRDLLVAFNILLDTVYNPVTDIYHEGASESVINARPSLEINSASKWGTIHKNYDSRKLERVIEIYISKYDEFKDNEGYIIDLIDIASEVIINLASEYYQIIQEYYNNGNIKYLQLISKKFLNLILLQANILSYNDKKSLQKIINKLDALDYDDYFKDTLKYNKKMILTTWYDKLVSEDGGLRDYANTDFYDIVGTLYYNRWKRFFDEISSNELKGFYDDYRFDVKWINDDDSLNFNKSDKSLNSLMDLLLVEIGIYRNNFSFLGDLIYSINDLF comes from the coding sequence ATGAAAATTGTTAAGAGGATCTCGTGTATATTTTTGATGATGTTGTTTATCTTTTGTTTTGAATATACTGTATCTCAAGCAATAAATTTTGTTAATACTGATTATATACATGAATTTAAGCAAGACATAAATAATTTGTTGGATGATAATATCGATACATATTTTACATTACCTGATTTTACTAATTATTTAGAATTTAAATTAGAAAATCATAGTGGAGTAAGTGGTATAGAATTGGTTTTTGATGATACTGAGTTTGATTATAAATATAAAATATATTCCAGTAACGATGGATATACGTATAACGAAGTTGCACTTGATAGGGAAATTATAGACTCAAATACTGAGGTAGCTTATGTTGATATAAAGGATATTTATGTAAGATTGAGAGTTTTAAGTAGTAATAGTGAAGATTATGTACATATAAAGGATATTAATTTTTTTAACAAAGATGGAAATAGGATTAGTAATGTAGAGATAGAGAAAGATGAGCCGGTTATAAATGAATATAAGTTTCAAATGGAAGATGTATATTATAAAGATGCGATTAATGGTTTAATATCTAGGACATTAGGAAAAGAGTATGTAAATTTTTTTGATTTATCTCTCTTGCCTGATGATAAAGGTAAGGATTATTTTGTTATATATACAGAAAATGATAAAGTGATACTTAAAGGTAATAATATTAATTCTATAAGTGTTGCTCTTAATTACTATTTTGAGCATTACTTGGAACAAACATTTGAAAGGTTTGGTAATTCTAAGATAAAGGTTACATTACCTTTACCTCAAATAGAGGGTGTAATAGAAAAAAGTATAGATATGAAGTACAGATATAATTATAATTACGTAGCTTATGGATATACTATGGCTTATTGGACGTTTGATGAGTGGGAAAGAGAAATTGACTGGATGGCTTTAAATGGTTTCAATATGGCATTAAATTTAGTTGGTCATGAAGAGGTTGTTAGAAGATTTTTAAAAGAATTTGGGTTTAGTTTCTTTGAAATAGTGAATTATTTAACTTCTCCAATATATTTGCCGTGGCAATTTATGGGAAATATAAGTGCTGTTGGAGGTGAATTAACACCTAAGTGGTTTGAGGATAGAGCTAAACTTTCTATAGATATTCAAAAAAGGATGCTTGAAGTTGGAATAGAACCTATACATCAGATGTTTATAGGATATTTCCCTTACAAAGAAAATAGTGGGGTTAATGTTATAAATGGAGGATATTGGAGTAAAATAAAGGGACCAGATAGGTTGGATTTTAATAATAATAACGTAGAATTTATTAGTAGTGTATATTACGAGAAACAGAGAGAATTACTTGGTAAATCTAAATATTTCGCAGGCGATTTGTTTCATGAAGGGGCTAATTTATATGGATATGATGCAGGAGAGTTATCAAATAGAGTTTTAAGCTTGCTTAAAAATAATACTGGAGAAGATTCTGTATGGATCATACAGTCTTGGGCTCATAATCCTTCATCAGAGAGTATAGAGAATCTTAATAAAGATAATATATTGATATTGGATTTACACTCTCAGTTAAATACTAGATGGAAGGGAATATCTAAGTTTAATTATATGTCATGGGATAATAAGGAGTTTGATAATTCAAATTGGATATTTGGTATATTAAATAATTTTGGAGGAAGAAATGGCTTGTATGGTCATTCAAATCATTTATTAAGGCAGTTTTATGATGCAAAGTATAATTCAGATTATTTAAGTGGAATAGCAAATACCTCTGAAGGTGTTGGATTTAATAATTTTATCGATGAACTTTCAACTGAATTAATATTTTCAGATGAAGTTAATATGGATGAATTTGTAAAAAGATATTTAAAGAATAGATATGGGAAAAGTGATAGAGATTTATTGGTAGCGTTTAATATTTTGTTAGATACAGTTTATAATCCGGTAACTGATATTTATCATGAAGGAGCTTCAGAGTCAGTCATAAATGCTAGGCCTTCTCTAGAAATTAATAGTGCGTCTAAGTGGGGAACTATTCATAAAAATTATGATTCCAGGAAGTTAGAGAGAGTTATTGAAATTTATATTTCTAAGTATGATGAATTCAAAGATAATGAAGGATATATAATTGATTTGATTGATATAGCAAGTGAAGTTATAATTAATTTGGCAAGCGAGTATTATCAGATTATACAAGAATATTATAATAATGGTAATATTAAGTATTTGCAATTGATATCCAAGAAATTTTTAAATCTTATTTTATTACAAGCAAATATATTATCGTATAATGATAAAAAAAGTCTCCAAAAAATAATTAATAAGTTGGATGCTTTAGATTATGATGATTATTTTAAAGATACCTTAAAATATAATAAGAAAATGATATTAACTACATGGTATGATAAATTAGTTTCTGAAGATGGTGGGCTTAGAGACTATGCAAATACTGATTTTTATGATATCGTAGGAACTCTTTATTATAATAGATGGAAAAGATTTTTTGATGAGATATCAAGTAATGAGTTAAAAGGATTTTATGATGATTATAGATTTGATGTTAAATGGATAAATGATGATGATTCATTAAACTTTAATAAGTCTGATAAATCTTTAAATAGTTTAATGGATTTATTATTAGTTGAGATAGGTATTTATAGAAATAATTTTTCATTCTTAGGAGATTTGATATATTCTATAAATGATTTATTTTAA
- the ftsE gene encoding cell division ATP-binding protein FtsE, whose amino-acid sequence MIDFIKVSKIYEKNVKALIDVSVSIEQGEFVFLVGSSGAGKSTFIKMILREIKPTSGKVIINNKDVSLIKRRDIPHHRRSIGMVFQDFKLISNLNVYENVAFAMRVVESDEKEIRKRVPVVLSLVGLSDKYKVFPHELSGGEQQRVSLARAMVNNPSILIADEPTGNLDPDTSLEIMALLQDINRGGTTVLMATHAKDIVDRMKRRVVAIERGVVLRDEKRGKYE is encoded by the coding sequence ATGATTGATTTTATAAAGGTATCTAAGATATATGAAAAAAACGTAAAAGCTTTGATAGATGTTAGTGTATCTATAGAACAAGGTGAATTTGTTTTTTTAGTTGGGTCAAGTGGGGCTGGTAAGTCTACTTTTATAAAAATGATCCTAAGGGAAATAAAACCTACAAGTGGGAAGGTTATAATAAATAATAAAGATGTAAGTTTGATAAAAAGAAGGGATATTCCTCATCATAGGAGAAGTATAGGAATGGTTTTTCAGGATTTTAAATTAATATCTAATTTAAATGTTTATGAAAATGTTGCTTTTGCTATGAGAGTGGTTGAATCTGATGAAAAAGAGATTAGAAAAAGGGTTCCTGTTGTTTTGAGTTTAGTTGGTCTTTCAGATAAATATAAGGTTTTTCCTCACGAATTATCTGGTGGGGAACAACAAAGGGTGTCTCTTGCAAGAGCAATGGTTAACAATCCATCGATATTAATAGCGGACGAGCCTACAGGAAATTTGGATCCGGATACTTCGCTTGAGATAATGGCGCTTCTTCAGGATATAAATAGAGGTGGAACTACTGTTCTTATGGCAACGCATGCTAAGGATATTGTGGACAGAATGAAGAGAAGGGTTGTGGCAATTGAAAGAGGAGTAGTTTTAAGAGATGAGAAGAGAGGAAAATACGAGTAA
- the ftsX gene encoding permease-like cell division protein FtsX, which yields MKVSSFKGFTIDAIKSLFRNKTISIATIVNIVVTLTIYGIFLILMNVIVANVNDVESRLQLKVYLKDNITVEQQQQIRDAIGSVEGIDDVYYESKTEALINFKNQLKDYAWMIEGYDENNNPLPSSYVIKIKTPEVSERIENAVEGFDGIDDIGSDKVLVKEVSKISTFIRIAWAILSFILIVVSLFLIMNTIKLTIYSRRKEIYIMKFVGATDWFIRWPFVIEGIILGVIGAIISLGIIYYGYFSVYSFLNDRNLFSYLISPNVILIQLVMHFFLIGILVGIAGSIFSLRKFLKV from the coding sequence ATGAAAGTTTCAAGTTTTAAAGGATTTACTATTGATGCTATTAAGAGCCTATTTAGAAATAAGACTATAAGTATAGCAACTATAGTTAATATAGTTGTTACTCTAACAATTTATGGTATATTTTTAATACTAATGAATGTTATTGTTGCGAATGTAAATGATGTTGAATCTCGTCTTCAGCTTAAGGTTTATTTAAAGGATAATATAACTGTAGAGCAACAGCAGCAGATAAGGGATGCTATAGGTAGTGTTGAAGGTATAGATGATGTATACTATGAAAGTAAAACAGAGGCGTTAATTAATTTTAAAAATCAACTTAAGGACTATGCGTGGATGATTGAGGGATATGATGAGAATAATAATCCTCTCCCAAGTTCATATGTTATTAAAATAAAAACACCAGAAGTATCAGAACGTATAGAGAATGCAGTTGAAGGATTTGATGGTATTGATGATATCGGGAGTGATAAGGTTCTTGTTAAGGAAGTATCTAAGATATCCACGTTTATTAGAATTGCATGGGCTATTTTATCATTTATTTTGATAGTGGTTTCTTTATTTTTAATAATGAATACAATTAAACTTACTATATATTCTCGTAGAAAAGAAATATATATAATGAAATTTGTTGGTGCTACAGATTGGTTTATAAGATGGCCATTTGTGATAGAGGGAATTATTTTAGGAGTTATAGGAGCGATTATTTCTCTTGGGATTATATATTATGGTTATTTTTCTGTATATAGTTTCTTAAATGATAGGAATTTATTTTCGTATTTAATTTCACCTAATGTTATTTTGATACAATTAGTTATGCATTTTTTCTTAATTGGTATATTGGTTGGTATTGCAGGAAGCATATTTTCACTAAGAAAGTTTTTGAAGGTTTAG
- a CDS encoding S41 family peptidase, whose amino-acid sequence MDINDNDKDISNGKQDTSINSKKNVGVFNNKCLIVIFTALLFLISNVLFYIFGLNFSSGSYLSSGGLKALSGDISDYRKLMLVKNIISRTYNPYSGAVASDMMDSAIKGMVDSLGDPYTVYMDQNEFYDFNLRSKGNYVGIGIQVAPKEGKIFIISVFKNSPAEKSGIRAGDYIINVSNENVYEDSIDRAISLIKGEEGSSVNLTVEREGKHIQFNVNREKIDVMPVEYEKITEDILYIKINSFDENSSKGVNEALISSNYRGIILDLRGNPGGLLNECVDIASQFIPEGKVIVSMDDKYGNREFINAKKGIAEDKEIVVLGDSGSASASEVLIGALKDHNRAIFVGETTFGKGLVQRVFELGDGSGVKVTVSKYYTPSEEYINKVGIHPNVEVIYSQDEILRHKQMSNGDYVKMRELDPQYIKALEILKENISS is encoded by the coding sequence ATGGATATTAATGATAATGACAAAGATATATCAAATGGTAAACAAGATACATCGATAAATTCAAAAAAGAATGTAGGAGTATTTAACAATAAGTGTTTAATTGTGATTTTTACCGCACTGTTGTTTCTTATTAGTAATGTTTTGTTTTATATATTTGGTCTAAATTTTTCCTCTGGATCCTATTTGTCTTCAGGAGGATTAAAAGCACTTTCAGGTGATATATCCGATTATAGGAAGCTTATGCTTGTTAAAAATATTATAAGTAGGACTTATAATCCATATAGTGGTGCTGTTGCTTCTGACATGATGGATAGTGCTATAAAAGGTATGGTTGATTCATTAGGTGATCCATATACTGTTTATATGGATCAGAATGAATTTTATGATTTTAACTTAAGGAGTAAAGGTAATTACGTTGGAATTGGTATACAGGTTGCTCCTAAAGAGGGCAAGATATTTATAATATCAGTGTTTAAGAATTCTCCAGCAGAGAAATCTGGTATTAGAGCTGGAGATTATATTATAAATGTTTCAAATGAAAATGTTTATGAAGATAGTATTGATAGAGCGATATCTCTTATAAAAGGAGAAGAAGGCAGTAGTGTGAATTTAACTGTAGAGAGAGAAGGAAAGCATATACAATTTAATGTTAATAGAGAAAAAATAGATGTTATGCCTGTGGAGTATGAAAAAATTACTGAAGATATTTTATACATAAAAATAAATTCATTTGATGAAAATTCATCAAAAGGTGTTAATGAAGCTTTAATTAGTTCTAATTATAGAGGTATTATTTTAGATTTGAGGGGTAATCCAGGTGGACTCTTAAATGAATGTGTTGATATAGCATCACAGTTTATACCTGAAGGGAAAGTTATAGTTTCAATGGATGATAAATATGGTAATAGAGAGTTTATTAATGCTAAAAAAGGAATAGCAGAGGATAAAGAAATTGTTGTACTTGGCGATTCTGGAAGCGCTTCGGCATCAGAGGTATTGATAGGTGCTCTTAAAGATCATAATAGAGCTATTTTTGTTGGTGAAACTACATTTGGTAAGGGATTAGTACAGAGAGTTTTTGAACTTGGAGATGGTAGTGGTGTTAAGGTTACAGTTTCTAAATATTATACACCGTCTGAGGAATATATAAATAAAGTTGGAATACATCCTAATGTTGAGGTTATATATTCTCAAGATGAAATTCTAAGACATAAACAAATGTCTAATGGTGATTATGTGAAGATGAGGGAACTAGATCCACAATATATAAAGGCTCTAGAGATATTAAAGGAGAATATCAGTAGTTAA